agaaagttggggtggAGTCttctacattggagatattcaaggccctcctggacaagttcctgtgtgatgtactctaggtttccctgctcttgcaggggggttggactagatgatctttcaaggtcccttccaacccttgggattctgtgattctgttcagcctggagaagagaaggctgcatggagacctcatagcagccttctagtgtctgaagggggcctacagggttgccGGAGAGGtcctcttcattagggattgaAGTGATAGGActaaggggtaatgggttcaaacttaaataggggacgtttaaattagatataaggaagaagttttttactgttagggtggtgaggcaatgGAATATGTTGCCCTatgaagttatgaatgctccgtcagtgttcaaggccaggttggacagagtcttgggtgacatggtttaatgtgagacatccctgcccattgcaggaaTGTttaaactagatgatcttaaggtcctttccaatctgagccattctatggttctatgattttaaatagTACTTTCTGTGCTTTGATGATCACAGCCTATTGATAAGAATTAGGGAGGGTAAGACAGAATGTATGTTGCTGCAGTTCAACAAGCAACAGTTTCTACAAATCTAGGTTAATGGAGAAGCAGTCTATGTTCACAGGGTGATGGTTgtgtctctggagcagagaaagaagctgTTCTGTTAAATGCTAcatatttgaaatattcagaaatGAACTGTGATTTTTCAAGTTGGAAAGCacatttgtgtgcatgtgtatagTTGTATTACTTTTTACTCAAAGTCTTTTTAAACTTGACAAAGATATGGTCAAAATTGtcccttttttaaaacatttttctatatattttttaaatctatagAAGATTTGGCCTGAGTTTTTGCATGACTATAAGTTTAGTCATGTTGATAGAACACACTTTGTACTTTGCAAAGTTTTAGGATATTTTCCCCTAGAAGAGGCATGGTAATCCCAGAGAAAATGTGACATAAGTTTTACAGACTTTTTCCCTACACTGCCAGACTGGGCCTCTGTTCTTTATCTCCAAgaggagaaaattaaataacagaTCTATCTATAATTTATGGTTGTCAGATTCAtgaatttgaaaggaaaatttcaAGTTTATATTTGAACATTTTCTGCCTTACAGGTGTTCAGTGTTCCTAAATTGAGCATCTTACCAAAATACTCAACAGAGTTGAAAGCAACACAATGGTAACATGTTTAAGTAGTATTCAGCATAAGAATATCCATACTTTGATTCAGTATTACATGGTGATATTAATTTGAAAGgtcttttatgttttaattttaaaatttccaaTTCAATTTCAAAATGTCATGTACATTCTGTAATCTTGATTGTATAGGCGGCTGCAAATCAAATATAACAGAAtgggggggtttgtttgcttttgatgAACATGCAGGTGTTTGGCACCATTACCTTCCCATGTGGTGAAAAATGACCACGTTAGAATGTTCTTCAGCACTTCATCTCCTTCACAGCAACTACAGAGTTCAAGTAAGTTTAAATAAAGTTtcaatgtttaattttttttggtaCTGATACACATTTCATAAACCAATGCCACTTGTaacttctgtttcctgttttttAGATCCTGGTGACCCCTCCCTTTATAAAGTAGGAGCTTCACTGGGAACATCTGGACGGTGAAACATTTCTTATGTTTAAAATTGTTCTGATTAGTTGTAAAACCCCATCGCCTCAGGAACTATCTGTCACTGGCAGTTATGAAATCAGCAGTGTCTCTCTTGCCCTAAGAAATGTGTATATTCAGAGGGAAGAATTTAGGGAAACCTTTTGACCAGTGTTAACATGGGAGATGAGATCAGAGGATTGCAGTGTTCCTGCTGACAGAAAAAGCCTATGAAGACCTTGCTCTAAGCAGCTTTTCTCTGAAGTTTTAAAGCTTCAACACTTTAAAGTTAAAGTGTTAAAGCTTTAACACTTCAGTGTTGAGCTGTGGTGATGGATGATGTCTTTGTGATACACTACTTGCTGCAGAAGTTGTAATGGTCTCAATTGCATACTTAGAAAGAATTGTTTTGAATCCGAATTGTAGGCGTGTGTCATCCCTAGTACGGGTCTTTGTGGGCAAAGGGAGACTAGAGCATCtctgagaggttttttttctctgtagagcATATTTGAATGTTTCCTTGTACATCGGggtttttcatttcagagggaggaggagacCTCTTCCAAGGGAGGTAGAAATCAGCttttggaaaaggaggaaagaaattcttttgccttttgttaAGATTTAGCAAACTTAGAACTTAACTTGCCTCTTAAGAggcaattttaattttctccaaCAAAACCCAGGACCCTCCAAGGAGCCAATATTGTGGGTTATTTTGCTACCTCCACATGTAAAAATTCCCACAGGATTATATTTGGGCTTCTTTTTAATAATGCAAAGAATTGCAATGAACCATGGCCATTATCTCTAAACTTATTTTAAATCGCAGAGGTAGTAGAACATACACTATCTGTGATTATAGAAGGAAACCTCTGCTTAAGCTAAAGATAACACTATTTGCCCTAAGTTGCACTGGTTTTATTGTGCTATTGAACAGCAGAGAGATAAATCTGTAACTGGGATCCAACAGTGCAGGTTTTACCAGAAATCCTGAAGTGGTAGATTTGTATGGCCATAGTAGCTGAACTATGGGTGAGATGGATTCAATGTGCTAAGCTGAATTATGTTACTGTTTTGCAGACCTATATGTGGAGTGACTGGCATTCAGTCTTCTCAGAATCACATTCAgcactcagctgctgctgccattgcaCTACCCCACTGTTCCCATGCAGGAGGTACTGGCTCATCATTGGCCTATCGCACCCGAATGGACACCTCTTCTTCACCCATGTTAATGTCTTCCAGTCCACAGACCCCTCAGACACAGGAGCAAAATGGGATCTTAGACTGGCTCAGGAAACTGCGGTTGCACAAATACTATCCTGTCTTCAAACAGCTCACAATGGAAAAGGTAGGGCAGTAGATTAAGCAAAGGGAGCCAGTTTTTAAATCATACTTATGTTCTCTAGTGCAGAGACAGAGGCTGCAAACATCTGCATCAACAATTGCAGGAGTTATTGGCAAATACTGTGAAGGTTTTGCTCTCTTGAAGCAATAATATTTTGATGAAAGCCTTTCTATTTTGGCTCGGTGTTGTGTCTGGGACCTGGGCTGTTCCACAGCTGCCTCCTATTTAGAAAACTGCTTGAAGATCCAACTTGCATGCAGCCTTAGGAGCTATGCTTTGGTTCCCTGTTCATCCCTTTGATATGCAGTGCATAACTAAAATttgtaaagttttttttttttaattctgcttctttgtggatttttctctgaaaatatttggTTATCCCAATttataaaagaataaattcatAGACTTTTGACATGAACATTAGTGTGGCATGTACCTGCAAGTGAAtgtgaggtgggttttttttctgcagaaattctTGTGGAAAACCAATCACTTTTGTATTTACATAGTAAGAGTCACAAATGGTATCTTTGTGTGCTGGCTTTTATCTAAATGGAATACCTTTACAGCATTTACCCAGCTCCATCTATAAAATTCATGTCCTCTTACTGTCTTGAACGCCCTCCAGTGGAGCAAATGCTTAGGTTGAGCTAAGTCTAAATTGGGGTGGCTTTGTGCTTGCTGGTTGTAGTATGTTTGGATTTAATTCTAATCTGTTACCAGAGTTCTGATTcaattttcttcattatgtGAGGGAAAtatatagggtttttttctctaataaaGTAGCAAAACTGTGCATATTCtagcatgtttttaaaaagcatgtgTTGTTATGCATACTTTGCTgcctttaattttcattacattATATTATAAATGTGTATATTTCAATTTCATATTCTATgtctatattttattttaagatttaaTTTTGGAGTATATTTTCTAATTAAGCTGATGAGATGATTGCACATTGATTTCTGTGTTAAATGACACAACTAGGTAAACTAgagtgtttttgtttgggttttttttgttttggtttggttttgttttgtattcagAGAATCATATCCTTAAACCCTTTATAGCACAAAGTTCTATTTAAATTATGTACACAAATTACTTCATCTTTATTGTGAGTAGTTAATATAAGCACATACCTAATTAATCTACatatgttctttcttttgttctggtCCCCCACACTTTTTTCTACATTGATTCTATAGTTAAAAACTAGAGAGTTTTTTGAATTAacacatgttaaaaaaattgctttaaagtTGCTTTTCAGAATTCATCTCTACTGAAAATGTACATAAGAATATTCCAGGCTGTAAAACTAAgctcacatttttttctttacaagttTCTGAGTCTTACTGAGGAAGATCTGAATAAGTTTGAATCCCTCACCATGGGAGCAAAGAAGAAGCTCAAGACCCAGCTAGAGTTGGAGAAGTAAGTGGAGAAGTAAGATTTCTGTGATGGTCTTTGCTTTCTAGTGCATAAGCCTACCAGGATTCACAGCTGTAAATATAGGTAATGCTTATCTCCCTTCCTCTGAAGTTGTGTTGGTTACTTTGAAAAGCTCTTACTAGATAATATTTAGTACTTAGTGGTTTACTGTTGCCTATTCAGGGTTGTGGTAAGAATCACCAAATGGAAAGAATTTGTGAACTCTGTTTTAAAAGGATACAACGACCCAGTTGTAACATAAATACCTGTTGTCACCTGGTCTCAGGAAGACCACAGCTTCATGTGGTGAAGGTGATATAAAGAAGGTGACATAATATTGCCAGTGCTTTGTGCAGTATTAATAACCCTTTGGGGAAACTGATGCAACAGACTGTCCTATTTTTTGCATCTCCTCTTAGAGGGAAATGTTTATTCTGAAGTTACTGCAGTTacttaaaaagtaattaaaaacccaaatccaTGCCCATTTATCAAAGCTCCTTGACAGCACTTTTCATCAGTTTCAGTTTTTCCAAAGTGTGTTTACGAAAAGAAAACTTTGGGCTGCATTTGgcttttctctttggttttggtgtgCATGGCTAGGCTTTAGGATGTGCTTATGTGGTAGAACTTAGTCACTGTTGGATAATATTTTCCCTTGTACAAATAAAAGCATTAGTAGCTTCTTGCCAGCAGTTATATTTGGACTATACCAAGATTGATGTGATTTCCAAATGTTTTCAGTTCAAATTAGCATAGCATTTAGTGTATTATTTAGTGGTCTCTGTCTGCTTCAGTTTCATTCCGAAATTGATTTATCTATTGTGATTTAGCCAGTTTGTTTCTTCATATGTTTCTCCATTACCCTATAGAGAAAAGTCAGAGAAACGGTGCCTAAACCCCACAACACCTTCTTCAGTTACCAGCAGTGGCGTGGCAAGGGTTCCCCCTACTACACGCATAGGGCAAATCCAGAGTATTCGTGGCAACCATGCTGCAGGTAAGAAAGAGGAGCAGAGgacactgctctgctctcaagGCTGAATGTGTCCTTGCACAAGAGTAAGCTCATTCTTACTGTGCTTTTTCACCAACCTGCCATaagctttttcttccaaaatgtcATTGGCTTAATGGGAGCAATCAAAAAGTTtaattccttactgtgagggtggtgagtcactggcacagggtgcccagagaagctgtggctgcctcatccctggcagtgttcaaggccaggttggacagcggttggagcaacctggtctagtggaaggtgtccctgcctgtggcagggggttggaattagatgagcttaaaggtctcttccaacccaaaccagtctgagattctgTGTATATGTAGTGCAATAAAAAGTAGTTTCCTCCTTGTGGCTTCATGTGAATGGCTGGCTGCACGAGTCAGCAACTTCCTGCCTCCAGACTTCTGCTCCTTAGCTGATGCATGTGTCTGTAAATCTTGACCATCACTGTATGTTAGATGGTGTCATGAAACAATTGTAATTAGGTACTGCCAAGTAGGTGTTACCATTCTTGTTTGTGCTCCCTGATGGCTTGTACATCCTTTATCTGCAGAGCTGAGAGTGGATGTGGATCAGCCAGCCCACCCACTGCCCCCTGAGGGCAGCTCTTCTGAGTACTCCAGCTCTTCTTCCAGCCCCATGGGGATCCAGACAAGGGAGGAGAGCTCGGACAGCGCCGAGGAGAACGACAGACGTAAGCAGAACCAACCAAAGAGGGTGCCTGTGTTGCACAGCTTTGTCTAATGAAATAATTGTATTTATAGATGTTTCTGTCCCTAGGTTTAGAGATTCACTTAGGTGGTTCAGAAAAGGAGAAGTCAGTGATGTTGCTGAACCATTTCACTTCCAGCTCTGCCAGACCCACAGCTCAGGTCTTACCAGTGCAAAACGACACGGGCTCCAATCTGTCCAGCCACCATGCTCTGCCCATGCAAATGATGTCAGCAGCCTCTACTCACATCACCCCCATTCGGATGCTAAACTCAGTGCATAAATCAGAGCATGGCAATGCAGACATGAAGCTACTTTCATCGTCAATGCATTCTCTTTTATCTttagaagagagaaataaagttTCTCCTGGATCTAGGAGCAGCATAAAAGTGGAAAAGAGCTTTGGAAATACAGTGGTGGATGCTATGTCTACATCTTCTCCCCACCAGCCCTTGCAAGTGCTGTCAGGGGCTACTGAGAACATCTCACCCACTTCTACTATTAACTTTGGTCCTCGAACCAAAGCTGTGCATGCTTCAACTCTGGACAGAGTGATAAAAACAGCTCAGCAGCCAGGATTAATAGTAGAAACTAGTACTGCTGCCACTGTAACATCCAGCACAGTCTTCCATGTGGCTCGTCCACCCATCAGACTCCTGGTGTCTTCATCTCTTCCTACTGATTCTGCCATTGCTGGACAGACTTCCTGCTCCAGTAATATGCAAATAACAGTGTCTCCTTCAATAATAAATCCTCGAACTGCTCTGTACACAGCCAACACCAAAGTTGCCTTCTCTGCAATGAGCAATGTGCCAGTGGTGCCAATGAAAGGCAGCTTCTGTGCAAACAGCAACacagcctcctccagcagccaccCCTCCATGTCTTTTGTGACCACGGCCAATCTGCCCAGCTGCCCCacacccagctccagccccagccccacgcTCTCCTCTGTTGCCGAGAACAACTTCtacagcagcagtagcagcagcgGATCCGCAGGGAGCATCCCAGTACCAAACCagaaccaccaccaccatcaccaccagcagctgcagccgcCTGGGTGCATGGTGTGCAGCTCCTGCGGGTGTACTGGGAACTGTGGATCAAGTGGTATGACCATCAGCTACACTAACTATTTTCAGCATCCATTTTCAGGCCCATCAATgtttacttttccatttttgcCCTTCAACCCTTTGTGTAGTAACAGCTACATCAACACGCAGCAgtacaacagcagcacagcattccCCATGGTCCACACCACTTACAACAGCGGTATAGCAGTGGACTCTGTGATGACTGGACAGTCGACGTTTGCAGTACCGCCAATGCAGAACTTTATGGCAGGGACAGCAGGGGTGTATCAGGCACAGGGAATGATGGGAAACAGCAACAGTTcaagttacaaaaaaaatggGAATCTCTCCTGTTACAACTGCGGGGCCAGTGGTCACAGAGCTCAGGACTGCAAACAGCCTCCGATGGATTTCAATCGACAAGGTAAAACAGAAAGAGGGACTGATGCAGGACATGGCTTACACATGGAGTGCTGTGCTTAGCCAAGGGGAAGGGGTGCATGCCCTGAGGGCTGGAGGGAGGCTGATGGCAGTGCCCTGTCTTTAACTTCTGATTTGCATAAGCAAAAATCTTGTTCTTGAAAGCTGGTGGGGTTTAGCTGTATTTGTAAATTGAACTTGGTTTTCTGCAGACCCAGTGCAAGGACATAGGGCCCAAGTAAGGTCCAGGGTCAGACCTGGGTGCTCTGCAAGGCAAGGGGAGAAGCatggagggaggaaaggagcttCTGTCGACAGGTTGCAGCTGAACTGTTGCTGCTTGTACCTTGCCATCCAGGTCATCTTTGGTTCTAATGGCAAGTTCCCCAGGAAGTTTACCAGCTGAACAGCTCTgttccccctttcccttcctccccaaaaTAGTAACCTAAAGAATTACTGTTCAGATGTTCCTGAAGGTCCTGTGTTTGCtgctataattattttttaggGCATATTGCTTACACAGTTATAGCCCAGGCTTCTTCAGGAGAGAGCTGCAATCCTTAATTCCAGGTGGGAAACCACTAAGAGAGAAACATTACTTTTGCTGAGAGCACTTTCTAGtcccattttaatttattttgattgaCATACTGTGGTGGGATAATTCGCATGTGGTATaggtttaaaaaatgaaatatgaactTTTGACTCGAGGGAACTGCACTGAGGTGCTCATTTTACACAGTGTCTTGTCTGTAGTGGGTGTCTGTATTTGGTTTTATATGGTGCAGACAAGTATTTGAATACTATAAATTAACAAGTTACTCTAATTTTGAGGCAGCAATTGAGAGCACTGCTAAAATGTACATAATTAATGGTGTTTCTGTGGATAATATTTTGATAGTGGCCAGTGGGGAAGAAGTGACACTGCCTCATCAGTCCTAATTCAGAGAAATTCAGAAACACAGTCCAATCGTTATTAAgctgaattttatttcataaattaaaTTTCCATTTAAACTATCCCAAATGAATTTTTGCTAGCCCTAAAACTATATCTAAGCCAGTGACGCTGACTGTGTAAAACCAGGCTTTGATTTTTAGCTCCACCAGCTGCAGATAGATGTTtatcagcctcttctgcagcttcagtGACATGCTGCAAGCCAGTGTTCTACTGTAATATTGTTCTGTGTCTAAGAAGCAGATTGTTTTAGAAAGTGCAGAGAAGTAGTGGATGTGAGGGGGTTGATGTTGTTTAATTCCTCTGTTTCCTCTCCCCCAGGTACGTTTAGGCTAAACTATGCTCCTCCCTCTGAAGGTCTTGACTCCACTGACTGATATTTTATCAACTGGCAAGAAAATACTGTAAGCCATGGAGATATAAGgagactgaaaaacaaagctgaaactTCCAGTTGCTGTTAAgcttgatgtattttttttattcaaaggTGCTTTACTTTATTAGACTAGGTAGAAAATCTAGCTTAAGGGTGcatcaaacccatttttgatTGCCAAATTCAAACTGGGATCTTGTTGGAACTTCTGAGTACATGTCATAGGATTGATGGATGGTGGAGCTGGCCTGATGCAAGTACAACATCCGAGGTACTTTCTTTTTGCTGGAGCACATTGCCATATGCAGACTTCCGAAGGTGAAACGTCAAAATCCAGGGCAGCTACATTCTGAAATGGAAGCTGGAGGCTGAAGGTGGGAGTGGCTTTTTGCCAGAAGGACTCTGGCACCCCTGGGCTAGGTAAAATGtctacttttttttcaaaagtgATCAGGCACTGATCTCTGGGATTTTTAAGGATTACACTACAGAAGAATGTAAAACTCTTAAAGCTTTCTGCACTTTTAGCAGTGTCACTCTGAGACCAGTGCAAGAGGCAAAAGTTCCAACTTTCAACAGTTGGCACCAGCAAGCTATGTGACTTAACCACACAATCTGAAgtctctcctttcccttccagaaCACACATGGCAGTTTTGGTTCCTTCTGGAAACAAACTTGTACTTCATTGTCTCACTTATTACTAGATAGTGCTAGGTTCCCAGCAGTGGAATAAGCTTAGTTTTCAAGGGTCCAAGTCCCAGAGACTCCAGAGTTATAAAGGCTTCAAGGATATATTCCTGTAATACACAAAACCTTTGTGTCCTGTTACTGTATTTAGGTCTCTTTCACAGAAACCTTATTATTCTGCTTTTGTAAATGAATTTTAAACCatcctaaaaggaaaaaaaaaacaaaccaaaaaccacaaaccctCTGGCAGCAGTTTGtaagcttttgctttactttatataaaaaataccCCTTTGACTCCTACCCTGAGGCTTTTGCTACAGGATTCAGAAGTGGTAGAAGTCAAACATGTAAAAGGTAGTAAACATTATTATCAAGACTTTGGAGGATTACTCATCAGCCTCCGTTGCAATAGATTGTAGATGACTAACTTTGGTGCTAACTACTTAGTGTACATCATTTGTGGGTGACAAATCTAAAGTAGGACTTGAGAAGAAGCCAAACAAATCTTGAACTGCTAATTTGAAACAGTTTGGTCCTGTCTGGTTGAAAGAAGATACTAATCCTCATGGTTCACCCAGGGAATCTGATGGCATTAGATGGGTGAGGCCTTCTCTTTAAAACATCTGACATAATATCGACATTTGCTTACTGTAATTGAGAAGACACCTTGAAAGTCTGAAGCTTTGTTTATACTTGGAGATATTTCTTACACCCATTTAAACCACACCAGGACAAAGAGTATTTGTAGTGGTGCAGCCAGGTTTGCTTGGAAGCAAGGGAAGTTGTATTGGAGAAGGTTGTAGAGCTGCCCTGAGCGGCCTTAGCAATGAAACATTCATGTGAGGGGGTGACGCACTAGCTTGACAGCTGAGACCTTTCTGGACCATGTTCATAGGAAAGAAATGTTCTGGGCCATCCTTTAGTCCTGTGTTCTCAGAGAGTGGTTGTCAGCCTCACCAGGGAGGTGAGCAAGAATAAGGACCGTTGCTGAAGAGGCACAGCAACGTGAAATGGCCAAGAAGCAGGCTCAGTCCAGGTAGTGATCTGTGGCTTGTAGTGGATTTGGCTTCATGAAAACCCAAATCTAA
The genomic region above belongs to Melopsittacus undulatus isolate bMelUnd1 chromosome W unlocalized genomic scaffold, bMelUnd1.mat.Z SUPER_W_unloc_1, whole genome shotgun sequence and contains:
- the LOC117438195 gene encoding zinc finger CCHC domain-containing protein 14-like; protein product: MVEKRCPRLQRDGVYRWFSELPSPQRVEFLCGLLDLCIPLELRFLGACLEDLARKDYHSLRDSEIKANNPADLGSLTNLTDEVIRSKLLVSLALLGSAHREAAGVLFRTLTHIDSVINNYGLQLNEGRTGDEFLLLFTMASNHPAFSFHQKQVLRQELTQIQNIMASTSKNPSTSTLDAMPTYPGCHKVTPRSETPINSVSTSLENVLHTSAHSIEESLPKRPSGKHSKVSVEKVELKGLAHKKNERNVEYSFEVLWSDSSMTLVTKSSTEVTEFISKLSQLYPEENLEKCIPCLAGPDSFYLERNHMDLESDLRCLAPLPSHVVKNDHVRMFFSTSSPSQQLQSSNPGDPSLYKVGASLGTSGRPICGVTGIQSSQNHIQHSAAAAIALPHCSHAGGTGSSLAYRTRMDTSSSPMLMSSSPQTPQTQEQNGILDWLRKLRLHKYYPVFKQLTMEKFLSLTEEDLNKFESLTMGAKKKLKTQLELEKEKSEKRCLNPTTPSSVTSSGVARVPPTTRIGQIQSIRGNHAAELRVDVDQPAHPLPPEGSSSEYSSSSSSPMGIQTREESSDSAEENDRRLEIHLGGSEKEKSVMLLNHFTSSSARPTAQVLPVQNDTGSNLSSHHALPMQMMSAASTHITPIRMLNSVHKSEHGNADMKLLSSSMHSLLSLEERNKVSPGSRSSIKVEKSFGNTVVDAMSTSSPHQPLQVLSGATENISPTSTINFGPRTKAVHASTLDRVIKTAQQPGLIVETSTAATVTSSTVFHVARPPIRLLVSSSLPTDSAIAGQTSCSSNMQITVSPSIINPRTALYTANTKVAFSAMSNVPVVPMKGSFCANSNTASSSSHPSMSFVTTANLPSCPTPSSSPSPTLSSVAENNFYSSSSSSGSAGSIPVPNQNHHHHHHQQLQPPGCMVCSSCGCTGNCGSSGMTISYTNYFQHPFSGPSMFTFPFLPFNPLCSNSYINTQQYNSSTAFPMVHTTYNSGIAVDSVMTGQSTFAVPPMQNFMAGTAGVYQAQGMMGNSNSSSYKKNGNLSCYNCGASGHRAQDCKQPPMDFNRQGTFRLNYAPPSEGLDSTD